The Flavobacterium sp. 123 genome contains a region encoding:
- a CDS encoding DUF5689 domain-containing protein: METSPYKSMFLFTIALFFNSCVKEELSVPKLSCTQPDLTTNRTVLEVKTNANAIVSHYSFDDIIEAYVVSSDESGNFFKTISFQTLATSTTPAIGFSVPVDASNLYIDYRIGNKVYIKLKDQYTDISYGSLRIGSIYVNAYNEGSVGRLSQNDYKKVLNASCTTISEDLLVTPISIADLLNDSNLNTLVELSEVQFMEAANGRHYYEETNDVGGATNWNLIDKSGNQVIFRTSSFSDFAKNLVPNGNGKVRGILTKYGTDYQLLVRSEKDVVMSGSKTKPFFSEDFESVVDKTNLNIPGWSNIVQSGSLFWKGIVYSGNGYAEFNISGTKVKSNIAWLISPKIDMDEHTNEVLTFRTAQHNLDIDSPLNSLQVYISTDFDGLNVTKATWVPLTANFPKQATPWHQFIGSGSIDLSSYKGQINIAFKYTGSGKNLALDGAFQVDDVQIYENK; the protein is encoded by the coding sequence ATGGAAACTAGCCCTTATAAATCAATGTTTTTATTCACGATTGCACTCTTTTTTAATAGTTGTGTAAAAGAGGAATTATCGGTTCCAAAACTAAGTTGTACCCAACCTGATTTAACAACCAATAGAACAGTTTTGGAAGTGAAAACAAACGCAAATGCTATAGTTTCACACTATTCATTTGATGACATTATAGAAGCTTATGTAGTTTCTAGCGATGAATCTGGGAATTTTTTCAAAACAATTTCTTTTCAAACTTTGGCAACAAGCACAACTCCTGCTATTGGTTTTAGCGTTCCTGTTGATGCTAGTAATTTATATATTGATTACAGAATTGGCAACAAAGTCTATATCAAACTTAAAGACCAATACACTGATATTTCATATGGTAGTTTGCGAATAGGTAGTATTTATGTAAACGCATACAATGAAGGCTCAGTAGGGAGGCTTTCGCAAAATGACTACAAAAAAGTATTAAATGCTTCTTGTACAACAATTAGTGAAGATCTTTTAGTTACCCCTATTTCAATTGCAGATTTACTCAATGATTCAAATTTAAATACTTTGGTAGAATTATCCGAAGTTCAGTTTATGGAAGCTGCTAATGGCAGGCATTACTATGAAGAAACTAATGATGTAGGAGGCGCTACAAATTGGAATTTAATTGATAAATCTGGCAATCAAGTTATCTTCAGAACCAGCAGTTTTTCTGATTTTGCAAAAAATTTAGTCCCTAACGGAAATGGAAAAGTGAGAGGCATCTTGACTAAATATGGCACCGATTATCAGTTGTTAGTTCGCTCTGAAAAAGATGTTGTAATGTCAGGAAGTAAAACCAAGCCTTTCTTTTCTGAAGATTTTGAATCAGTTGTTGACAAAACAAATTTAAATATTCCGGGTTGGTCAAATATTGTACAAAGTGGTTCTCTTTTTTGGAAAGGCATCGTTTATTCTGGAAATGGATATGCTGAATTTAATATCAGCGGCACAAAAGTCAAGTCTAATATTGCTTGGTTAATTTCTCCAAAAATAGATATGGATGAACACACGAATGAAGTCCTAACTTTCAGAACTGCGCAACATAACTTAGATATAGATTCCCCTTTAAATTCCTTACAAGTATATATTTCAACTGATTTTGACGGACTAAATGTAACTAAAGCAACTTGGGTTCCGCTTACCGCAAATTTTCCCAAACAAGCCACTCCTTGGCATCAGTTTATAGGCTCCGGGAGTATCGATTTATCTTCGTATAAAGGCCAAATCAACATTGCTTTCAAATATACTGGATCCGGCAAAAATTTAGCTCTAGACGGCGCTTTTCAAGTAGATGACGTACAGATTTATGAAAATAAATAA
- a CDS encoding carboxypeptidase-like regulatory domain-containing protein: protein MKNKIVLLLFLTQTILVFSQDVASLTGTIIDSKSQKPLQFVVVSIQNTNETQITSSEGKFSFETTKQSAQLILIHNQGYRDKLIPIQIVSGQSLNLGIIPLEEDQNSEQQSGLIALYDSDLSDDNSGSETTSGLLQSSKDAFQQAAAFNWGQARFRIRGLDSEHSTMMINGVTMNKIYDGRPQWGDWGGLNDVLRNQEFSIGTAVSDYAFGGILGTQEINTRASTYRAGSRISFSGTNTNYSYRMMGTYASGMNKSGWAIAVSGGKRFAQEGYFEGTNYDANSFFISVEKKLSNKHSLNFTGFYTPNSRGKNSPNTAEVTQLTSEKYNSYWGFQDGQKRNSRTKTIVEPILMLNHYFKINDQTNLNSSVLYQFGKIANSNLDYQHANSPDPTYYRKMPSYYSSLYGKDSGEYSGAFIPDYDNATKSEEQFLANPQINWDAICLANQKEISDSNGTITGYEPAKSKYVLYDDRVDDKTVAATTTLNTQLTENTTLTAGASFKKLLSHNYQKLSDLLGGLYFDDIDVFYKGNQAQSDLNHPNRQVVVGDIYGYNYKYLAQNLDAFIQFKFSYNTVDFYLAQYFSNTTYQRKGLYKNGIYETNSFGESKKIEFENFGFKGGITFKLSGKKLFILNGAHLTKAPALKNTFTNSRLNNVIVDGLESENISSLDASYIYRSPKLKARITAYYTLIKNATQTSFFYAEGIFDDGAGYSNTDAFVSQTLTHLNKKNYGAEFSFEYQINSTLKTTLSSAFGKFTIDSNPNVSIINDAAASLENSNPVFDFGEAHLKNYKQAGMPQQAYSLGFEYRDPKYWWIAANINYLADSYIDVSPISRTTNFYKNPASSFSFPEATEERAAVLLKQEKIDPISLLNLSCGKSWRIYGKNVGVFVSVTNLLDANYKTGGYEQARNANFRQLNQDVLSGTPSFGNKYFYGYGRTYFVNLYINL from the coding sequence ATGAAAAATAAAATAGTGTTGCTTTTATTTTTGACACAAACCATACTAGTTTTTTCACAAGACGTTGCTAGTTTAACTGGGACAATTATTGATTCCAAATCACAGAAACCGTTACAATTTGTTGTGGTAAGTATCCAAAATACTAACGAAACTCAAATAACCTCATCTGAGGGTAAATTTAGTTTTGAAACCACGAAGCAAAGCGCACAATTAATTCTCATTCATAATCAAGGGTACAGAGACAAACTAATTCCGATACAGATTGTTTCTGGCCAAAGTCTAAATTTAGGAATAATCCCATTAGAAGAAGATCAGAATTCTGAACAGCAGTCTGGTTTGATAGCTTTATATGATAGCGATTTGAGTGATGACAACAGCGGTTCTGAAACCACTTCTGGCCTTTTACAATCCTCAAAAGATGCGTTCCAACAAGCAGCTGCTTTCAATTGGGGACAGGCACGCTTCAGAATACGCGGATTAGACAGCGAACATTCCACAATGATGATTAACGGCGTAACGATGAATAAAATTTATGATGGAAGACCGCAATGGGGAGATTGGGGCGGACTAAACGATGTGCTTAGAAATCAAGAATTTTCAATTGGAACCGCAGTTTCTGATTATGCTTTTGGAGGTATTTTAGGGACACAAGAAATCAATACTAGAGCCTCAACATATAGAGCGGGCTCCCGAATTTCATTTTCAGGAACAAATACTAATTACAGCTACCGAATGATGGGAACTTATGCTTCTGGCATGAATAAAAGTGGCTGGGCAATCGCCGTTTCAGGCGGTAAACGTTTCGCACAAGAAGGCTATTTCGAAGGAACTAATTATGATGCAAATTCCTTTTTTATAAGTGTAGAAAAAAAATTAAGCAACAAACATTCGTTAAACTTTACTGGATTTTATACTCCAAACTCCCGTGGAAAAAATTCACCCAATACAGCCGAAGTAACTCAATTGACTTCTGAAAAATACAATTCCTATTGGGGTTTTCAGGATGGACAAAAGAGAAATTCCAGAACAAAAACCATTGTAGAACCCATTTTGATGTTGAATCATTATTTCAAAATAAATGACCAAACCAATCTAAATTCTAGTGTACTATATCAATTTGGAAAAATAGCCAATAGCAACTTAGATTACCAACATGCTAACAGCCCAGATCCAACCTATTACAGGAAAATGCCTAGTTATTACAGTTCTCTTTACGGGAAGGACAGCGGGGAATATTCAGGGGCATTTATTCCTGATTATGATAATGCTACAAAAAGCGAAGAACAGTTTTTAGCCAATCCGCAAATCAATTGGGATGCCATTTGCCTTGCTAATCAAAAAGAAATTTCGGATTCAAATGGAACTATTACTGGCTACGAACCAGCTAAAAGTAAATATGTTTTATATGATGATCGGGTGGATGATAAAACAGTAGCCGCAACCACAACTTTGAATACGCAACTGACCGAAAATACAACTTTGACAGCCGGTGCCTCTTTTAAGAAATTACTATCCCATAATTACCAAAAACTTTCCGACTTATTAGGCGGATTGTATTTTGATGATATTGATGTTTTTTACAAAGGAAATCAAGCGCAATCTGATTTGAATCATCCCAACCGGCAAGTTGTAGTTGGAGACATTTACGGGTATAATTATAAGTATTTGGCGCAAAATCTGGATGCTTTTATTCAATTTAAATTCTCATACAATACCGTTGATTTTTATTTGGCACAATACTTTTCTAACACAACCTATCAGAGAAAAGGATTATACAAAAACGGAATTTATGAAACCAATTCCTTTGGCGAAAGCAAGAAAATTGAATTCGAAAATTTTGGTTTTAAAGGCGGAATTACTTTTAAACTATCCGGTAAAAAACTCTTTATTTTAAATGGTGCGCATTTGACCAAAGCTCCTGCGCTGAAAAATACTTTTACCAATTCAAGATTAAACAATGTCATTGTTGACGGACTAGAAAGCGAAAACATCAGCAGTCTTGATGCTAGTTACATCTATAGATCTCCAAAACTAAAAGCCAGAATTACGGCTTATTACACATTGATAAAAAATGCTACTCAAACTTCTTTTTTCTATGCCGAAGGGATTTTTGATGATGGAGCCGGTTATTCAAATACAGATGCTTTTGTAAGCCAAACATTAACCCATTTAAACAAGAAAAATTATGGCGCCGAATTTAGTTTTGAGTACCAAATCAATTCTACTTTAAAAACGACTTTATCTTCTGCCTTTGGAAAATTTACTATCGATAGTAATCCAAACGTTTCTATCATAAATGATGCGGCTGCTTCCTTAGAAAACAGCAATCCTGTTTTTGACTTTGGAGAGGCTCATTTAAAAAACTACAAACAAGCGGGAATGCCTCAACAGGCCTATAGCCTTGGATTTGAATACCGTGATCCAAAATATTGGTGGATTGCTGCCAATATTAATTATCTAGCAGATAGTTACATTGATGTTTCTCCTATTTCAAGAACAACGAACTTTTATAAAAACCCAGCAAGTAGTTTTTCGTTTCCAGAAGCAACAGAAGAACGTGCTGCTGTTTTATTAAAACAAGAAAAAATTGATCCTATTTCACTCCTAAATCTCAGTTGTGGAAAATCATGGAGAATCTATGGTAAAAACGTCGGGGTTTTTGTGAGCGTTACTAATTTGTTGGACGCTAACTATAAAACTGGCGGTTATGAACAAGCTCGAAATGCCAATTTCAGACAACTAAATCAAGATGTTTTGAGTGGCACACCTTCTTTTGGAAACAAATATTTTTATGGATACGGAAGAACCTATTTTGTCAATCTTTATATCAATTTATAA
- a CDS encoding MFS transporter, with protein sequence MIDLNFLGRFKAKGKYKKTYQDVKASYLTRLRWAVSMFYFGMGLCFATWASRIPDIKTSLDLSEGSLGTILFAVPLGQLIMMPFSGKLVTRFGSHRILLFSIIMYAFSLTNLGLAQNSWQLALGLFVFGIFGNLSNISVNTQGVYTEGLFKRTIMSSFHGMWSLAGFTGALVGLGMLALKLTPYVHFLIVAAIVVVLVVLNLKFLIKAKEKAQLEKKKGAKKRDTTLIWLGIIGFCCMASEGVMFDWSGVYFKDVIKAPGPLVILGYTSFMIMMAGGRFLGDGLTHKFGRKKVMQISGCMISTGLFTAVFFPYIIPSTIAFMFVGLGVSTIIPTLYSIAGKHPEIPTGEALTAVSSVSFFGFLMGPPIIGYIAEISSLRFSFAFIGIFGFLIAIMVSKITAIQE encoded by the coding sequence TTGATAGATTTGAACTTTTTAGGCAGATTTAAAGCTAAAGGAAAATACAAAAAAACGTATCAAGACGTTAAGGCTTCTTATTTGACCCGCTTACGATGGGCAGTTTCAATGTTTTATTTTGGAATGGGTTTATGTTTTGCAACATGGGCCAGCCGAATTCCCGATATTAAAACCAGTTTAGATCTTAGTGAAGGAAGCCTTGGAACCATCCTTTTTGCAGTTCCTTTAGGACAGTTAATCATGATGCCCTTTTCAGGAAAACTAGTCACTCGTTTTGGAAGTCACCGTATTCTCCTTTTTTCAATTATAATGTATGCTTTTAGTTTGACTAATTTAGGATTAGCCCAAAACTCTTGGCAACTAGCGCTTGGTTTATTTGTATTTGGAATATTTGGAAATCTATCTAACATATCTGTAAACACGCAAGGCGTTTATACCGAAGGTCTTTTTAAAAGAACGATTATGTCCTCGTTTCACGGAATGTGGAGTTTAGCAGGATTTACTGGAGCTTTGGTAGGATTAGGAATGTTAGCCTTAAAATTAACTCCATATGTTCATTTTTTGATTGTTGCTGCGATTGTAGTTGTATTAGTCGTGCTTAATTTAAAGTTTTTGATTAAGGCAAAAGAAAAAGCACAACTAGAAAAGAAAAAAGGTGCCAAAAAAAGGGATACAACCTTAATTTGGTTAGGGATAATTGGTTTTTGTTGTATGGCAAGTGAGGGCGTTATGTTTGACTGGAGTGGCGTTTATTTTAAAGATGTCATAAAAGCACCTGGACCATTAGTGATTTTAGGATATACTTCATTTATGATTATGATGGCTGGAGGGCGTTTTCTAGGAGATGGTTTAACCCATAAATTTGGACGTAAAAAAGTAATGCAAATCAGTGGTTGTATGATTTCGACAGGTTTGTTTACTGCGGTATTTTTCCCTTATATAATTCCATCAACTATTGCTTTTATGTTTGTAGGATTAGGTGTTTCAACTATCATTCCAACTCTTTATAGCATTGCTGGAAAGCATCCAGAAATTCCAACAGGCGAAGCTTTAACAGCAGTTTCGAGCGTAAGTTTTTTTGGTTTTTTAATGGGGCCGCCTATAATTGGTTATATTGCCGAAATTTCTAGCCTACGATTTTCATTTGCATTCATCGGGATTTTTGGATTTCTTATTGCAATAATGGTTTCTAAAATCACCGCTATTCAAGAATAG